From a region of the Bacilli bacterium genome:
- a CDS encoding ribosomal L7Ae/L30e/S12e/Gadd45 family protein translates to MFPKGKVIIGTKQTTKAVEHGNAFEVYVASDADPKITFKITQLCKKMGVKVVFVDTMKQLGKACGIEVGAAMAAVVKE, encoded by the coding sequence ATGTTTCCCAAAGGCAAAGTCATTATCGGCACAAAACAAACCACCAAAGCGGTGGAGCACGGAAATGCTTTTGAGGTTTATGTCGCAAGTGACGCAGATCCCAAAATCACGTTCAAGATCACGCAGCTTTGCAAGAAGATGGGCGTGAAAGTGGTTTTTGTCGACACCATGAAGCAGCTTGGCAAAGCGTGCGGAATAGAAGTTGGCGCCGCAATGGCGGCGGTTGTCAAAGAGTAG